A genomic segment from Vanessa cardui chromosome 30, ilVanCard2.1, whole genome shotgun sequence encodes:
- the LOC124542225 gene encoding partner of xrn-2 protein 1-like, translated as MKPSIDIDSLRTEHESDEQWEVRRSFMEEHKEDFDEEELITLAQLFTNIEFLGCRYPAQTMKRIAKLAEKVSAKYKESRKNKLKRTFVEASDAAEAKAKRTFKQS; from the exons ATGAAGCCCTCAATAGATATAGATTCGCTCCGGACTGAGCACGAGTCGGATGAGCAATGGGAAGTGCGACGAAGCTTCATGGAGGAGCACAAGGAGGATTTTGACGAAGAGGAACTCATTACATTAGCTCAACTCTTCACAAATATCGAGTTTTTGGGTTGCAG GTACCCAGCGCAGACAATGAAGAGAATTGCAAAGCTGGCTGAAAAAGTATCCGCTAAATACAAGGAGAGTCGGAAGAATAAATTGAAGCGTACATTCGTCGAGGCCAGCGATGCAGCCGAGGCTAAAGCAAAGAGGACTTTTAAACAATCATAG
- the LOC124542205 gene encoding ubiquitin-related modifier 1 has protein sequence MEPLKIQIQFGGGAELLFDKIKKREVELPALKKYNQDCQHEKWMIKDLLVWIKDNLLKERPELFLQGDSVRPGILVLINDADWELYGELEYELQQNDTIMFISTLHGG, from the exons ATGGAACCATTGAAAATACAAATCCAGTTTGGTGGTGGAGCAGAATtattgtttgataaaataaaaaagagggAAGTGGAATTGCCagcattaaaaaagtataatcaaGATTGCCAGCATGAAAAATGGATGATAAAAGACTTACTTGTATGGATTAAAGATAATCTACTTAAGGAGAGACCGGAGTTGTTTTTACAA GGTGACTCGGTCAGGCCGGGCATTTTGGTGCTAATCAACGATGCGGATTGGGAACTGTACGGAGAGCTGGAATATGAACTGCAGCAAAATGACACAATAATGTTTATATCTACGTTACATGGgggataa